One Edaphobacter flagellatus genomic region harbors:
- a CDS encoding DNA gyrase inhibitor YacG, which yields MAKALFCPTCRNVVLAENENFPFCSDRCRLLDLGKWASGDYKVSTPIQDPDLLEELSRSKRDKPSDGGDED from the coding sequence ATGGCTAAAGCACTTTTCTGTCCGACCTGTCGTAATGTCGTCCTCGCCGAGAACGAAAACTTCCCTTTCTGTTCGGATCGATGCCGTCTGCTCGACCTTGGCAAGTGGGCCTCAGGCGATTACAAGGTCTCGACGCCGATTCAGGACCCGGATCTGCTGGAAGAGCTTTCGCGCTCGAAGCGCGATAAGCCGAGCGATGGTGGCGACGAAGACTAG
- a CDS encoding response regulator produces MSDTKDFGETAKGLARNPLGIIALFIVLVYGFACLVTAFSSSFTAEQKTPLIYFLVGFPVLVLSVFCWLVSKHSGKLFAPEDFKNEENYMKMQMSAVASLTLASAKSQPPTTSLEVEHLVEMVQHAKPTATSPAPDGWRRQVLWVDDRPDNNIHERSAFESVGITFTLAESTNEALRILSTRKFAAIISDMGRREGPREGYVLLDAVRSGGDQTPFFFYASSNAPQHKRETAEHGGQGCTNNPQELFQSVTRAILGAN; encoded by the coding sequence TTGAGTGATACCAAAGATTTTGGAGAAACAGCCAAAGGCCTTGCGCGTAATCCACTAGGGATCATTGCGCTGTTTATAGTGCTTGTATACGGGTTTGCTTGTCTCGTAACCGCCTTTAGTAGTTCCTTTACAGCTGAACAAAAGACCCCTCTGATCTATTTTCTTGTTGGCTTTCCGGTTTTGGTATTGAGTGTTTTTTGTTGGTTAGTGAGCAAGCATAGTGGGAAGCTATTTGCGCCCGAAGACTTTAAAAATGAAGAAAACTATATGAAGATGCAAATGTCAGCGGTTGCTTCGTTGACGCTTGCTTCCGCGAAAAGTCAACCTCCAACGACATCTCTTGAAGTTGAACACTTAGTAGAGATGGTTCAGCATGCCAAGCCAACGGCGACTTCTCCTGCGCCAGATGGGTGGCGCAGGCAGGTTTTGTGGGTGGATGATCGGCCCGACAACAATATTCATGAGAGAAGTGCATTTGAGTCAGTCGGAATAACGTTTACTTTGGCTGAATCGACCAACGAAGCATTACGCATACTTTCTACTCGGAAATTCGCAGCGATAATTTCTGACATGGGTCGACGCGAAGGACCAAGAGAAGGCTACGTTTTACTGGATGCTGTTCGTTCTGGTGGAGATCAAACGCCATTTTTCTTTTATGCAAGTTCCAACGCTCCCCAGCACAAGCGAGAGACCGCTGAGCATGGGGGCCAAGGCTGCACGAACAATCCTCAAGAGCTTTTCCAAAGTGTTACTCGAGCGATTTTGGGCGCAAATTAG
- a CDS encoding SDR family NAD(P)-dependent oxidoreductase: MDLQLKGKTAIVTGGSAGIGLAITKALAAEGVTVTVPGRSKEKLDKALAGISNVKGVVADPGTAEGAASLIQQVPDTDILINNLGIYEPKPFAEITDADWLRLFEVNVLSGVRLSRHYFPRMLERNWGRVIFISSESGIMTPPEMIHYGVTKSSQLAISRGLAELTKGTTVTVNTILPGPTRSEGIVDFLKNISSEKNPTPEQAEKEFFEKHRSSSLLQRLIKSEEIASLVAYIASPLSAATNGAALRAEGGLLRSIA, encoded by the coding sequence ATGGACCTGCAGCTCAAAGGCAAAACAGCAATCGTCACCGGAGGGTCCGCAGGCATCGGCCTCGCCATCACCAAGGCTCTTGCCGCTGAAGGCGTCACGGTCACAGTCCCCGGACGCAGCAAAGAGAAGCTCGACAAAGCCCTCGCCGGAATCAGCAACGTCAAAGGCGTCGTCGCCGATCCCGGAACCGCCGAAGGCGCAGCTTCACTTATTCAGCAGGTCCCCGACACCGATATTCTGATCAACAACCTCGGCATCTACGAGCCCAAGCCCTTCGCCGAGATCACCGACGCCGACTGGCTCCGGCTCTTTGAGGTCAACGTCCTCAGCGGTGTCCGCCTCTCGCGCCACTACTTTCCGCGTATGCTCGAGCGCAACTGGGGCCGCGTCATCTTCATCTCGTCGGAGTCCGGCATCATGACGCCGCCTGAGATGATCCACTACGGCGTCACCAAATCCTCACAACTCGCCATCTCGCGCGGCCTTGCCGAACTCACCAAAGGCACTACGGTTACGGTCAACACCATCCTGCCGGGACCAACACGCTCCGAGGGCATCGTGGATTTCCTCAAAAACATCTCTTCGGAAAAGAACCCGACGCCTGAGCAGGCAGAGAAGGAGTTCTTTGAGAAGCATCGCTCCAGCTCGCTGCTGCAGCGGCTGATCAAAAGCGAGGAGATCGCGAGCCTCGTCGCCTACATTGCCAGCCCACTCTCTGCCGCGACCAATGGCGCTGCTCTGCGTGCCGAAGGCGGCCTGCTGCGCTCCATTGCCTGA
- a CDS encoding SMP-30/gluconolactonase/LRE family protein has product MSLFSTTSPHAPHITRISPPAAMPGGEVELHGTHLDPGSNRMPHATIGDVFAPVSLSRPGRASVRVQDGSISGELILHRNGEVSNPVTLRVAVPMAENLHPVANPAVDANGQVFTTLSGARGQATPVSIFRIQRDFQMLPFVRDLMNPTGLAFDDAGYLYASSRAEGTVYRISSEGAISTYAEGMGIATGIAFDREGNLYVGDRSGTIFKINPNREIFVFATLEPSIAAYHLAFDDTGTLYVTGPTTSSNQAIHAIDRDGNTTIFYQGLGRAQGMAFDVAGNLYVAASLHGQRGIVRITPSREASLTVSGSNLVGLAFVEDGCAVLATRDALFHVALDIEGRSLIG; this is encoded by the coding sequence ATGAGCCTCTTCAGCACCACATCGCCTCACGCACCGCACATTACGCGCATCTCACCGCCTGCGGCTATGCCCGGCGGCGAGGTCGAGCTGCACGGCACGCACCTTGACCCCGGCAGTAATCGCATGCCCCATGCGACGATCGGAGATGTCTTCGCCCCGGTCAGCCTCAGCCGGCCCGGCCGGGCAAGCGTTCGCGTGCAGGACGGCAGCATCTCCGGCGAGCTGATTCTGCACCGTAACGGTGAGGTGTCGAATCCAGTGACACTTCGCGTCGCTGTGCCGATGGCAGAAAACCTGCATCCAGTCGCCAATCCTGCAGTAGACGCGAACGGACAGGTCTTTACGACACTCTCGGGAGCGCGCGGCCAGGCCACGCCTGTATCCATCTTTCGCATTCAACGCGACTTCCAGATGCTTCCGTTCGTGCGCGATCTGATGAATCCTACCGGGCTCGCCTTCGACGATGCGGGTTATCTTTATGCCAGCTCGCGAGCAGAAGGGACCGTCTATCGCATCTCGTCCGAAGGAGCCATCTCGACGTATGCCGAAGGCATGGGCATTGCGACCGGTATCGCGTTCGACCGTGAGGGCAATCTGTACGTCGGCGACCGCTCAGGAACAATCTTCAAGATCAATCCGAACCGCGAGATCTTCGTCTTCGCCACGCTTGAGCCCTCCATCGCTGCCTATCATCTGGCGTTCGACGATACAGGAACGCTTTACGTCACCGGACCGACAACTTCTTCCAATCAGGCGATTCACGCCATCGATCGGGACGGGAACACCACAATCTTTTATCAGGGGCTTGGACGCGCGCAGGGCATGGCGTTCGATGTTGCCGGCAACCTGTATGTCGCCGCGAGCCTTCACGGCCAGCGAGGCATCGTACGCATCACACCTTCACGCGAAGCGTCACTGACTGTCTCTGGCAGCAATCTTGTCGGACTGGCTTTTGTCGAAGATGGCTGCGCCGTACTGGCAACCCGCGACGCCCTGTTTCACGTAGCACTCGATATCGAAGGCCGTTCGCTGATCGGCTAA
- a CDS encoding phosphatidylglycerophosphatase A family protein, with amino-acid sequence MANSNVQLRPPAEKKTLWAWTLGTFFGAGLLKPGPGTYGSIAALILWYVAGHIVHPSTTALAVGTAIAAVVITLIGIPVATIVARESGREDPGHVVIDEAAGQLIALIGLPCVPGYAVLGLLLFRLFDIFKPWPIRRFEALPEGTGIMMDDVAAGVLALILGHIVQHLL; translated from the coding sequence GTGGCGAACTCCAACGTTCAGCTTCGCCCGCCTGCAGAGAAAAAAACGCTTTGGGCATGGACGCTCGGCACCTTCTTCGGTGCGGGTCTGCTTAAACCTGGCCCCGGAACTTACGGCTCTATCGCTGCGCTCATCCTCTGGTATGTTGCGGGCCACATCGTTCATCCTTCGACGACCGCACTTGCCGTGGGCACAGCGATCGCTGCGGTCGTGATTACTCTTATCGGCATCCCTGTCGCCACGATTGTCGCAAGAGAGTCCGGCCGCGAAGACCCCGGCCATGTGGTGATTGACGAAGCTGCAGGCCAGTTGATCGCGCTGATCGGACTGCCATGCGTTCCGGGATATGCTGTGCTTGGCCTTCTGCTCTTTCGCCTCTTCGATATCTTCAAACCCTGGCCCATACGTCGCTTCGAAGCTCTGCCTGAAGGCACGGGCATCATGATGGACGATGTTGCCGCAGGTGTCCTTGCGCTGATTCTGGGTCACATCGTTCAGCATCTGCTGTAG
- a CDS encoding TonB-dependent receptor, with protein MKHSFRNLLICLALGMFILLPSSYAQQITATLSGLVTDSTGGVIPGAHIIATNTGTNISFPADSSASGEYRINLLPVGNYTVKITAAGFKTFQQTNVVLDLGQSASLNAQLTVGGAEETIDVSTSVPLVNTTTSEVGATVQNVEIENLPIVNRNVYDLLSLVPGVQTSTENFTLGYPQRVVLINGGVQIANSGSTSYYLDGGTNMTGLRNTGNVQPNPDAVDQFRVETNNYSAEYGRFPNGVINVITKSGTNQWHGSAFEFWRENGLNALDWTNNTNTATTQPLHRHQFGGTIGGPIIKDKTFFFFSYGGLRQITSGVLNGAITPTTAQRAGDFSASLPTQSGAITSCTQTLSAADKSAGNFIVCNPTTRKPFAGNIIPKGLLDPTVQNLVNPNGTLPFIPLPNQPGNFYQGILRLQYNTDEYLLKIDHNFSEKHRFSGEVFENGGINQSNPGGNIGWSKQNYTFRQWNAVLSDTYTFNPSWVNEAWVSYARNLGGRINTPAIAIGQYGSAFQVQGTPSLPAINVSGFFNAGQAISGPRAGSNYYELRDTVLWTHGRHSVRFGGNVSLDKDVQETLLNNYGVFAFADSTTSRTGKALSDFIMGLPNTMNQDAPNIARMNSWYGGAFILDDFRVRPNLTLNLGLRWDLQTPPVETDNKVTNFNLGQQSTVMPTAPLGQLTVGDKGVSRGIVPTRWNHFGPRVGFAWDVYGNGKTAVRGGFGWFWGSVSGNEWGGSSQPFGLRQQFNNIQSVTNPYGNYPAGSPFPYNYVPGGTPRFTLPFGTNRTDPNFDWTSAYQANLSVEQQWTNSFATSIGYVGNMGRHLPFSTDINYPVIATQQNPVNCNTAVNCQYTSTTSNVDQRRLILPGTYQGISLFASNQTSTYHALQITANKRMSRNFSLRSYYLWAKNWSSAGMQSSSATVENPTKMYLERGRTDNDYRNNFVASVVWMLDYYHGSEFLMKNLINGWQISPIIKLRSGSPFTVTSGSDVNLDGTNNDRPNLTGNPARKTSFNRLDQTSRWFDSSAFTIPALGSDGTAPRNVLDAPGYKNIDVALFRNFKFYERYNLQFRGEFTNFFNTVNLSNPSASLANLSTVGTIRSASPMRQTQLGLRLTF; from the coding sequence GTGAAGCACTCTTTCCGCAATCTCCTGATCTGTCTGGCCCTTGGCATGTTTATCCTTTTGCCAAGCAGCTACGCTCAACAGATCACTGCCACACTCTCGGGCCTTGTGACCGACTCGACCGGCGGTGTGATACCCGGCGCGCACATCATTGCCACCAATACCGGCACCAACATCTCATTTCCCGCCGATAGCTCCGCTTCCGGTGAATACCGCATCAACCTGCTGCCGGTCGGAAACTATACCGTGAAGATTACGGCCGCCGGGTTCAAGACTTTCCAGCAGACGAACGTCGTCCTCGATCTGGGCCAGTCGGCCAGCCTGAACGCGCAGCTTACGGTCGGTGGAGCTGAAGAGACGATCGACGTCTCAACCTCCGTGCCGCTGGTGAACACAACGACCTCTGAAGTCGGCGCAACTGTGCAAAATGTTGAGATCGAGAACCTGCCCATCGTCAACCGCAACGTGTACGACCTTCTCTCGCTGGTCCCCGGCGTACAGACCAGCACAGAGAACTTCACGCTCGGCTATCCTCAGCGTGTTGTGCTGATCAACGGTGGCGTGCAGATCGCCAACTCCGGCTCCACCAGCTACTACCTCGATGGCGGCACCAACATGACCGGACTGCGTAATACCGGCAATGTGCAGCCGAACCCCGACGCCGTCGACCAGTTCCGCGTTGAGACCAACAACTACAGCGCGGAGTACGGCCGCTTCCCCAATGGCGTCATCAACGTCATCACCAAATCCGGCACCAACCAGTGGCATGGCTCAGCCTTCGAGTTCTGGCGCGAGAACGGCCTTAATGCGCTCGACTGGACGAACAATACCAATACGGCAACGACCCAGCCATTGCACCGTCATCAGTTCGGCGGCACGATCGGCGGCCCCATCATCAAGGACAAGACCTTCTTCTTCTTCAGCTATGGCGGTCTGCGGCAAATCACCTCGGGTGTTCTTAACGGAGCCATCACACCGACGACAGCTCAACGCGCAGGAGATTTTTCGGCCAGCCTGCCGACGCAGAGCGGTGCCATCACCTCATGCACACAGACTCTCAGCGCAGCAGACAAGAGCGCTGGCAACTTCATCGTCTGTAACCCAACAACTCGCAAGCCATTCGCTGGCAACATCATTCCGAAGGGACTGCTCGATCCGACGGTTCAGAATCTGGTCAATCCCAACGGCACGCTTCCGTTTATCCCTCTGCCCAACCAGCCCGGCAACTTCTATCAGGGCATTCTGCGGCTTCAGTACAACACGGATGAATACCTGCTGAAGATCGATCACAACTTCTCGGAAAAACACCGTTTCAGCGGTGAGGTCTTCGAGAATGGCGGCATCAACCAGAGCAACCCCGGCGGAAACATTGGCTGGTCCAAGCAGAACTACACCTTCCGTCAGTGGAACGCTGTGCTCAGCGACACGTATACCTTCAACCCCAGCTGGGTCAATGAGGCATGGGTGAGCTACGCACGCAATCTCGGCGGACGCATCAACACTCCAGCAATCGCCATTGGACAGTACGGCTCGGCCTTCCAGGTGCAGGGGACGCCTTCGCTTCCTGCGATCAATGTCAGTGGATTCTTCAACGCAGGTCAAGCCATCTCGGGCCCTCGCGCTGGCTCCAACTACTATGAGCTTCGCGATACCGTGCTTTGGACGCATGGCCGGCACTCTGTCCGCTTTGGCGGTAACGTATCGCTCGACAAAGACGTGCAGGAGACGCTGCTGAATAACTACGGCGTCTTTGCCTTCGCCGATTCAACCACCTCGCGTACAGGTAAAGCTCTTTCCGACTTCATCATGGGCTTGCCCAACACCATGAACCAGGATGCTCCGAACATTGCTCGCATGAACAGCTGGTATGGCGGCGCATTTATTCTCGACGACTTCCGCGTTCGTCCCAACCTGACGCTGAACCTCGGGCTGCGCTGGGACCTCCAGACCCCGCCCGTCGAGACGGACAACAAGGTCACCAACTTCAACCTGGGCCAGCAGTCCACCGTCATGCCTACAGCGCCGCTCGGCCAGCTTACCGTGGGTGATAAGGGTGTATCGCGCGGCATCGTTCCGACCCGTTGGAATCACTTTGGCCCGCGTGTCGGCTTCGCCTGGGACGTCTACGGAAATGGCAAGACGGCAGTTCGCGGCGGCTTCGGCTGGTTCTGGGGCTCGGTCTCCGGAAACGAATGGGGCGGTTCGAGCCAACCCTTCGGCCTGCGTCAGCAGTTCAACAACATTCAGTCAGTCACTAACCCCTACGGCAACTACCCAGCAGGTTCGCCGTTCCCTTACAACTACGTACCGGGCGGAACGCCGCGCTTCACGCTCCCCTTCGGCACCAACCGGACCGATCCGAACTTTGACTGGACTTCGGCCTATCAGGCGAATCTTTCGGTTGAGCAACAGTGGACGAACTCCTTTGCCACCTCGATTGGTTACGTTGGCAACATGGGCCGTCACCTGCCGTTCAGCACGGATATCAACTACCCCGTGATCGCCACTCAACAGAACCCGGTCAACTGCAACACGGCAGTGAACTGCCAATATACGAGCACCACTTCCAACGTCGATCAGCGTCGACTGATCTTGCCCGGAACGTATCAGGGCATCAGCCTCTTCGCGTCGAACCAGACCTCGACTTATCACGCTCTCCAGATCACGGCGAATAAGCGTATGAGCCGCAACTTCAGTCTGCGTTCGTACTACCTGTGGGCGAAGAACTGGTCGAGCGCCGGAATGCAGAGCAGCTCCGCTACGGTCGAGAACCCAACCAAGATGTATCTCGAGCGTGGACGTACAGACAACGACTACCGCAATAACTTTGTGGCCTCCGTCGTCTGGATGTTGGACTACTACCATGGATCAGAGTTCCTGATGAAGAACCTGATCAACGGGTGGCAGATCTCTCCCATCATCAAGCTGCGTAGCGGTTCGCCGTTCACCGTCACTTCTGGATCGGACGTCAACCTCGATGGAACCAACAACGACCGCCCGAACCTGACCGGCAATCCAGCGCGGAAGACGTCATTCAATCGGCTCGATCAGACCTCGAGATGGTTTGATTCGTCGGCCTTTACCATCCCTGCTCTCGGAAGCGATGGAACCGCACCACGAAACGTTCTGGATGCCCCAGGCTACAAGAACATAGACGTTGCGCTCTTTCGAAACTTCAAGTTCTATGAGCGCTACAACCTGCAGTTCCGTGGCGAGTTCACCAACTTCTTCAATACCGTGAACCTGTCAAACCCATCTGCGTCGCTGGCCAACTTGAGCACAGTCGGCACCATCCGCAGCGCCTCGCCTATGCGTCAAACCCAGCTGGGTCTGCGCCTTACCTTCTAA